Proteins encoded within one genomic window of Argiope bruennichi chromosome 7, qqArgBrue1.1, whole genome shotgun sequence:
- the LOC129976556 gene encoding alpha-tocopherol transfer protein-like, with protein sequence MTLLPLWFKGLTPELQKRAETTLGETSHAKAKALVDFRRLINEQPDIYSRLDEVFLLRFLRTKKYDVQKAFKIYCNYYHFQSKQRGKFTGFKPSDMKKVIEMNNILYMPYRVPPGSHVAIFRMGAFDVTKATAQDMIATVFMIGEMILDTEATQVCGGIIIIDAEGLTLQHYRQFVNLQFLTLTLNLVQDCLPERLRAIHFVHEPFPYHAIYKLMQPLLKKKIKERLHFHGNNMSSLHKYVPKDFLPEELGGNMGPFNNKEFADYFFSQETFIDRINKYGIIEKMKNGK encoded by the exons ATGACACTTTTGCCGCTGTGGTTCAAGGGACTCACCCCGGAGTTGCAGAAGAGAGCCGAGACGACCCTCGGGGAAACTTCGCATGCCAAAGCGAAAGCCCTGGTGGATTTCAGGCGCCTCATCAATG AACAGCCCGATATATACTCTCGGTTAGACGAGGTCTTTTTGCTGCGGTTCCTGCGCACAAAAAAGTACGATGTCCAGAAGGCCTTCAAGATCTATTGCAACTACTACCATTTCCAGTCCAAGCAGAGGGGGAAATTCACGGGCTTCAAGCCTTCCGACATGAAGAAAGTGATAGAAATGAACAATATACTTTACATGCCATACAGAGTGCCGCCGGGATCACATGTAGCTATATTTCGAATGG GCGCTTTTGATGTGACGAAGGCGACAGCGCAGGACATGATAGCCACAGTATTCATGATCGGAGAAATGATTCTGGACACGGAGGCCACGCAGGTATGCGGTGGCATCATAATCATCGACGCAGAAGGGTTAACGCTGCAACATTACAGGCAGTTTGTGAATCTACAGTTCCTAACTTTGACTCTAAATCTTGTACAG GACTGTTTACCTGAAAGATTACGAGCTATTCACTTTGTACACGAGCCATTTCCATACCACGCCATTTACAAGCTCATGCAGCCGCTGTTGAAGAAAAAGATTAAGGAAAGG CTGCATTTTCACGGAAACAATATGAGCAGTCTTCACAAATATGTTCCGAAGGACTTTCTTCCCGAGGAACTCGGGGGCAACATGGGACCTTTCAACAACAAGGAATTCGCCGACTACTTCTTTAGTCAGGAGACCTTCATTGACAGGATAAACAAATACGGTATTAtcgagaaaatgaaaaatggcaaataa